In the genome of Nymphaea colorata isolate Beijing-Zhang1983 chromosome 9, ASM883128v2, whole genome shotgun sequence, one region contains:
- the LOC116261194 gene encoding CBL-interacting serine/threonine-protein kinase 8-like, whose product MVVRKVGRYEIGRTIGEGTFAKVKFAQNTETGESVAMKILDRATILKHKMVDQIKREISIMKLVRHPYVVRLHEVLASRTKIYIILEFITGGELFDKIVRQGRLSENESRRYFQQLIDGVDYCHSKGVYHRDLKPENLLLDSQGNLKISDFGLSALPQHGADLLHTTCGTPNYVAPEVLSHKGYHGSVADVWSCGVILYVLLAGYLPFDEIDLSTLYGKIEKAEFSCPSWFPVGAKALICKILDPNPDTRIRIEDIRNDEWFARNYTPVKNFECEDVNLDDVFAAFTDPEVQDFSEQPTNKNAGPLVLNAFDLIILSQGLNLSTLFDKSQDDVMHQTRFVTQKPPQVVLSSMEIVAQSMSFKTHIRNFKMRIEGLSANKLWQFSVILEVFEVAPTFFMVDVQKAAGDTAEYHKFYKNFCSNLEDIIWKPPEEGNGQRFWWQ is encoded by the exons ATGGTTGTCCGGAAGGTTGGGCGCTACGAGATCGGGCGCACGATCGGCGAAGGCACCTTCGCCAAGGTGAAGTTCGCGCAGAACACCGAGACAGGCGAGAGCGTAGCCATGAAGATCCTCGATCGCGCCACCATACTCAAGCATAAGATGGTCGATCAG ATTAAGCGGGAGATTTCTATTATGAAACTTGTCAGGCACCCTTATGTTGTACGTCTGCACGAG gttttggccaGTCGCACAAAGATCTATATAATTTTGGAATTCATTACGGGCGGCGAATTATTTGATAAAATA GTCCGTCAGGGGCGACTTAGTGAAAATGAATCGAGGAGATATTTTCAGCAGCTTATTGATGGGGTGGATTATTGCCATAGTAAGGGAGTCTATCATAGGGATTTGAAG CCTGAAAATCTTCTACTCGATTCTCAAGGGAATCTGAAAATTTCTGACTTTGGCCTCAGTGCTTTGCCACAACAT GGTGCTGATCTCCTTCATACCACTTGTGGAACTCCAAATTATGTAGCCCCTGAG GTACTCAGCCACAAAGGTTATCATGGTTCTGTGGCAGATGTGTGGTCTTGTGGAGTGATCCTTTATGTATTACTGGCTGGTTATCTTCCATTTGATGAGATTGATCTTTCTACTCTATATGGCAAA ATTGAAAAGGCAGAATTTTCTTGTCCATCCTGGTTCCCTGTTGGGGCAAAAGCattaatatgcaaaattttggACCCAAACCCTGATACT CGCATTAGGATTGAAGATATCAGGAACGATGAATGGTTTGCAAGAAATTATACACCAGTAAAGAACTTTGAATGCGAGGATGTTAATCTGGATGATGTTTTTGCTGCTTTTACTGATCCTGAG GTTCAAGACTTTTCTGAGCAACCGACCAATAAAAATGCAGGTCCTCTAGTTCTGAATGCATTTGACTTGATTATTCTCTCACAGGGACTAAATCTCTCAACTTTGTTTGATAAGAGTCAG GATGACGTGATGCATCAAACCCGCTTTGTGACCCAGAAACCTCCACAAGTTGTTCTTTCAAGCATGGAAATTGTGGCACAGTCAATGAGTTTCAAGACACATATCCGTAATTTCAAG ATGAGAATTGAAGGACTTTCTGCTAATAAATTGTGGCAGTTTTCTGTGATTTTGGAG GTATTTGAAGTTGCTCCTACATTTTTCATGGTAGATGTTCAGAAAGCTGCAGGCGACACTGCTGAATACCACAAG ttcTATAAGAATTTCTGCAGCAACTTAGAAGATATTATATGGAAACCACCCGAAGAAGGAAACGGCCAGAGATTTTGGTGGCAGTAA
- the LOC116261193 gene encoding heat shock 70 kDa protein, mitochondrial produces MAASAMLGAIRRRALPLRSSPSLGYLCRSVNSSSSSYGSSFSYHRWMRAFSSKPAGNDVIGIDLGTTNSCVAVMEGKNAKVIENSEGARTTPSVVAFNQKGELLVGTPAKRQAVTNPTNTLFGTKRLIGRRFDDPQTQKEMKMVPYKIVKAPNGDAWVEANGQQYSPSQIGAFVLTKMKETAESYLGKSVSKAVITVPAYFNDAQRQATKDAGRIAGLDVQRIINEPTAAALSYGLNNKEGLIAVFDLGGGTFDVSILEISNGVFEVKATNGDTFLGGEDFDNALLEFLVSEFKRTEAIDLSKDRLALQRLREAAEKAKIELSSTAQTEINLPFITADASGAKHLNITLTRSKFETLVNHLIERTRNPCKNCLKDAGISTKDVDEVLLVGGMTRVPKVQETVTEIFGKNPSKGVNPDEAVAMGAAIQGGILRGDVKELLLLDVTPLSLGIETLGGIFTRLINRNTTIPTKKSQVFSTAADNQTQVGVRVLQGEREMAADNKLLGEFELVGIPPAPRGMPQIEVTFDIDANGIVTVSAKDKATGKEQAITIRSSGGLSEDEIEKMVKEAELHSQKDQERKALIDVRNSADTAIYSIEKSVSEYKDKIPAEVVSEIESAVADLRKSMAGENVDDIKAKLDAANKAVSKIGQHMNTGGSSGAASGGAQGDHAQEAEYEEVKK; encoded by the exons ATGGCGGCTTCTGCGATGCTTGGGGCGATAAGGAGGCGTGCGCTCCCTCTTCGTTCTTCTCCATCTCTCGGCTACCTTTGCCGCTCC GTTAACAGCTCAAGCAGTTCATATGGAAGTTCCTTTTCATACCACAGATGGATGAGAGCCTTCAG CTCAAAACCTGCTGGAAATGATGTCATTGGAATTGATCTGGGTACCACTAATTCTTGTGTAGCAGTTATGGAGGGCAAG AATGCAAAAGTGATAGAAAACTCTGAAGGTGCACGGACTACCCCATCGGTTGTTGCTTTCAACCAGAAAGGAGAGTTGCTTGTGGGAACTCCAGCTAAGCGTCAAGCAGTAACTAATCCAACAAATACACTCTTTGGAACCAAGCGGCTTATAGGAAGACGTTTTGATGATCCGCAAACTCAGAaagagatgaagatggttcCTTACAAGATTGTAAAGGCACCCAATGGGGATGCATGGGTTGAAGCAAATGGACAGCAGTACTCACCAAGTCAAATTGGTGCCTTTGTTCTCACAAAGATGAAGGAAACTGCAGAGTCATACCTTGGCAAATCTGTTAGCAAGGCTGTGATCACTGTTCCTGCTTATTTCAATGATGCTCAAAGGCAGGCCACAAAAGATGCAGGAAGGATTGCAGGACTTGATGTGCAGAGAATTATTAATGAGCCAACAGCTGCTGCACTTTCTTATGGATTAAACAATAAGGAGGGCCTAATTGCTGTCTTTGATCTAGGTGGTGGAACGTTTGATGTCTCAATACTGGAGATCTCCAATGGTGTATTTGAg GTCAAAGCAACAAATGGTGACACCTTTTTGGGTGGGGAAGATTTTGACAATGCATTGCTGGAGTTCCTAGTGAGTGAGTTCAAGAGAACTGAGGCAATAGATCTTTCAAAAGACAGATTGGCTTTGCAAAGGCTTCGAGAAGCAGCAGAGAAAGCAAAAATAGAGCTGTCATCAACGGCCCAAACGGAGATCAATCTGCCATTCATTACAGCAGATGCATCTGGTGCAAAACATTTGAATATCACACTGACAAGGTCTAAGTTTGAGACCTTGGTCAATCACCTAATTGAGCGAACAAGAAATCCTTGCAAGAATTGCTTGAAGGACGCGGGCATATCCACTaaggatgttgatgaagttCTTCTGGTTGGTGGAATGACACGAGTTCCAAAAGTTCAAGAAACTGTCACAGAGATCTTTGGCAAGAATCCAAGCAAAGGAGTTAATCCTGATGAGGCAGTGGCAATGGGTGCTGCAATTCAGGGAGGCATACTTCGTGGTGATGTGAAGGAGTTGCTTCTCTTGGATGTTACTCCACTGTCACTTGGTATTGAGACCCTTGGTGGTATTTTCACAAGGTTGATCAACAGAAACACCACCATTCCAACAAAGAAGAGTCAG GTCTTCTCCACCGCTGCAGACAACCAGACTCAGGTAGGTGTGCGGGTATTGCAAGGAGAGCGTGAAATGGCTGCAGACAACAAGCTCTTGGGTGAATTTGAGCTTGTAGGAATTCCTCCAGCACCCAGAGGCATGCCCCAGATTGAGGTTACATTTGACATTGATGCCAATGGGATTGTCACTGTTTCTGCAAAGGACAAGGCTACTGGAAAGGAGCAGGCCATTACAATCCGGTCCTCAGGAGGCCTCTCAGAAGACGAGATTGAGAAAATGGTCAAGGAAGCAGAGTTGCATTCACAAAAGGATCAGGAGAGAAAAGCTTTGATTGATGTACGGAACAGTGCTGACACTGCAATATACAGTATTGAGAAGAGTGTGAGTGAATACAAAGACAAGATTCCTGCAGAAGTTGTATCTGAGATAGAATCTGCAGTAGCTGATCTAAGGAAATCTATGGCTGGTGAGAATGTCGATGATATAAAGGCAAAACTTGATGCTGCAAACAAGGCTGTCTCTAAGATTGGCCAGCACATGAACACGGGTGGATCTAGTGGTGCTGCTTCTGGTGGCGCTCAGGGCGATCATGCACAAGAGGCAGAATATGAGGAGGTCAAGAAGTAA
- the LOC116260071 gene encoding protein BRICK 1 gives MARAGGITNAVNVGIAVQADWENREFISNMSLNVRRLFEFLIQFEATTKSKLAALNEKLDVLERRLEVLEVQVSTASANPSVFS, from the exons ATGGCTAGAGCTGGGGGGATAACTAATGCCGTTAATGTGGGCATAGCAGTCCAGGCTGATTGGGAAAACAGGGAGTTCATTTCTAATATGTCCCTCAATGTTCGTCGGCTCTTCGAATTTCTTATCCAGTTTG AGGCAACAACAAAGAGCAAATTGGCAGCCCTGAATGAGAAGCTTGATGTACTTGAACGGCGTCTTGAAGTGCTTGAGGTCCAAGTGAGCACAGCTTCAGCCAATCCATCTGTTTTCAGCTAA